Proteins encoded by one window of Planctomycetia bacterium:
- a CDS encoding ABC transporter permease translates to MTRSEPPADSEAVAPSDAARDYARMLDEAKSLRGVSLGRDAWRRLKRNRTAFGSLLFLVLLAAASIATPLFPLQAPRRVDTQRSFTEPTLHPLRLQTASWIDDAGNVDDAALAAGFGDLNGFDRALAHLRAKLFGRWECTSWCGTDNLGRDVLARLFWGSRVSLIVGVVAGAVSLVIGVSYGAISGYLGGWVDSAMMRFVDVLYAVPFIFVVILLLTVLDTPEWKAALIYYRIDRMTVFFLVVGAIYWLTMARVVRGQVLSLKQEQFVEAARTIGCSKMRIVFLHLVPNLLSVIIVYLTLTIPRVMLFEAFLSFLGLGVQAPDVSWGVLANEGTQSITPIQFDWWLVVFPGVALGTTLFALNFLGDGLRDALDPRLKHR, encoded by the coding sequence ATGACCCGAAGCGAACCACCCGCCGACTCGGAAGCCGTTGCGCCCAGCGACGCCGCACGCGACTATGCTCGCATGCTCGACGAGGCGAAGAGCTTGCGCGGCGTGTCGCTCGGGCGCGATGCCTGGCGGCGGCTGAAACGCAATCGCACGGCCTTCGGGTCGCTGCTTTTCCTAGTGCTGCTCGCGGCGGCCTCGATCGCCACGCCGTTGTTTCCTCTGCAAGCTCCGCGCAGAGTCGACACACAGCGCTCATTCACGGAGCCGACTCTTCATCCGCTTCGCTTGCAGACCGCTTCGTGGATCGACGACGCCGGCAATGTCGACGACGCGGCGCTCGCCGCCGGCTTCGGCGACTTGAACGGTTTCGATCGCGCGCTGGCTCACCTTCGCGCCAAGCTCTTCGGTCGCTGGGAATGCACTTCGTGGTGCGGCACCGACAACCTCGGCCGTGATGTGCTGGCCCGACTGTTTTGGGGCTCGCGCGTGTCGCTCATCGTCGGCGTCGTCGCCGGGGCGGTGTCGCTCGTGATCGGCGTTTCCTACGGTGCGATCTCGGGCTACCTCGGCGGTTGGGTCGACTCGGCGATGATGCGCTTCGTCGACGTGCTCTACGCCGTGCCCTTTATTTTCGTCGTGATTCTCTTGCTCACCGTGCTCGACACGCCGGAATGGAAAGCGGCGCTGATTTATTACCGCATCGATCGGATGACCGTCTTCTTTCTGGTCGTCGGCGCGATCTATTGGTTGACGATGGCCCGCGTCGTGCGCGGACAAGTGTTGTCGCTTAAGCAAGAACAGTTCGTCGAGGCCGCGCGCACGATCGGGTGCAGTAAGATGCGGATCGTGTTTCTGCATCTCGTGCCGAATTTGCTGAGCGTGATCATCGTCTACCTCACGCTGACGATTCCGCGCGTGATGCTCTTCGAGGCGTTCCTGTCGTTCTTGGGGCTCGGCGTGCAAGCCCCCGACGTCTCTTGGGGCGTACTGGCCAACGAAGGAACGCAAAGCATCACGCCGATCCAGTTCGATTGGTGGCTCGTCGTCTTCCCCGGCGTAGCGCTCGGCACGACCCTCTTCGCATTGAACTTCCTCGGCGACGGCCTTCGCGACGCTCTCGATCCGAGATTGAAACACCGCTGA
- a CDS encoding ABC transporter permease subunit, with amino-acid sequence MLLIAVVGWTFSRERLPPADLTFCNGTDIKTIDPATVTGQPEGRVVEALFEGLCRRDPKTLKPIPGVAERWEISPDLKTYTFHLRRDARWSDGSPFTAEDFVYSFQRFLLAETTAEYAYQLWYVKNAKRYTTLKPEVGEQVEVELPRAEGVPNTVRGQVLRGVLKQLELRDGPTKDEPLKVFHVEIAGRLRKFSSEDKLLGVDTGIERSAWVMPSFELVGIKSDDPYRLTLTLENPTPFFLDIIAFYPLSAVNRKCLETYGSPQWTRAENLVSNGAFNMQARRIRDRVRLVKNEYYWNRSAVKLNVVDVLAVEGGTTMLNMYLTGATDWISDVPAPAAPILMKTRPDQYHPKPILGTYFYRFNVRKKPFDDPRIRRALSMAIDRREIVEKVTRTGQIPANSLVPPGLAGYEPGRCAPENIAEAKRLLTEAGFPDGRGLPAFDILYNTQETHKAIAELIQDRWKRTLGIDVGLRNLEWGTFLDTVRLGEYQTARASWIGDYADPNRSRRRRRRLRQTDAHSPRCGRDSHARDAHHADLLLRLERHGADLRAWLPLEPPRRTSAVGAFGRSSGEGARARGGTRCENHGAANAGRRGRAVIAFLIKRLLWTLLIFWVVFTITFVLMHSVPGGPFSSDRALDPDIKKNFDRRYNLDKPLAVQYALELGNYCRGEFGLSMKIRDFSINEIIAQGFPVSATLGLAALIFALALGIFAGVTAAVRRGGLFDVGLMTIATVGISLPEFVVAGLAIIMFVFLIPIFPAAGWGSWQQLVLPTICLGLPYAAYIARLTRTGMLDVLSQDYIRTAYAKGLLSRTVIIRHGLKGALLPVVSYIGPAAAGILTGSLIEEKIFALPGLGVHLVESCAQRDYSLAMAMTMFYTLILCAMNFIVDFFYTLLDPRIKLDA; translated from the coding sequence ATGCTGTTGATTGCAGTCGTCGGCTGGACATTTTCGCGCGAGCGACTTCCTCCGGCCGACCTCACCTTCTGCAACGGCACCGATATCAAGACGATCGACCCAGCCACGGTAACCGGCCAGCCCGAGGGACGCGTGGTCGAGGCGCTGTTCGAGGGCCTATGTCGTCGCGATCCGAAGACGCTCAAGCCGATTCCGGGCGTCGCCGAGCGTTGGGAGATCTCTCCCGATCTGAAGACCTACACGTTCCATCTGCGCCGCGATGCCCGTTGGTCGGATGGCTCCCCGTTCACGGCCGAAGATTTTGTGTATTCGTTTCAAAGGTTTCTCCTTGCCGAAACCACCGCCGAATACGCTTACCAACTTTGGTACGTGAAAAATGCGAAGCGCTACACCACGCTGAAGCCCGAGGTCGGCGAGCAAGTCGAAGTCGAGCTTCCGCGCGCCGAGGGAGTTCCCAACACGGTTCGCGGGCAAGTCTTGCGGGGTGTGCTCAAGCAACTGGAACTGCGCGACGGCCCGACCAAAGACGAACCCTTAAAAGTCTTCCACGTCGAGATCGCCGGCCGGCTGCGGAAGTTTTCGAGCGAAGACAAGCTCCTCGGAGTCGATACGGGAATCGAGCGCAGCGCTTGGGTCATGCCGAGCTTCGAGCTCGTCGGCATCAAGTCCGACGATCCTTATCGCCTCACCCTCACGCTTGAAAACCCGACGCCGTTCTTTCTCGATATCATCGCCTTCTACCCTTTATCGGCGGTGAATCGGAAGTGCCTGGAAACGTATGGCTCGCCGCAATGGACGCGCGCCGAAAACCTCGTCTCGAACGGTGCGTTTAACATGCAGGCGCGGCGCATTCGCGACCGCGTTCGGCTCGTGAAGAACGAATACTATTGGAACCGCTCGGCAGTGAAGCTCAACGTCGTCGACGTCTTGGCCGTCGAAGGTGGGACGACGATGTTGAATATGTATCTGACCGGCGCCACCGATTGGATTTCCGATGTCCCTGCCCCGGCCGCGCCGATCTTGATGAAGACACGCCCCGACCAATACCATCCGAAGCCGATCTTGGGGACGTATTTCTATCGCTTCAACGTTCGCAAGAAGCCGTTCGACGATCCGCGCATTCGCCGCGCCTTGTCGATGGCGATCGATCGCCGCGAGATCGTCGAGAAGGTGACGCGCACCGGTCAGATTCCAGCGAACAGTTTGGTGCCGCCGGGGCTCGCCGGCTACGAGCCGGGCCGCTGCGCCCCGGAGAATATCGCTGAAGCGAAACGTTTGCTCACCGAGGCCGGCTTCCCCGACGGGCGCGGCCTCCCGGCGTTCGACATTCTCTACAACACGCAAGAGACTCATAAGGCGATCGCCGAACTGATTCAAGACCGTTGGAAGCGCACGCTCGGCATCGACGTCGGGCTGCGCAATCTCGAATGGGGGACGTTTCTCGATACCGTGCGTCTCGGCGAATACCAAACGGCCCGAGCCAGTTGGATCGGTGACTACGCCGACCCGAATCGAAGCCGCCGCCGCCGAAGGAGACTCCGTCAAACGGATGCGCATTCTCCACGATGCGGAAGAGATTCTCATGCGCGAGATGCCCATCATGCCGATCTACTACTACGTCTCGAAAGACATGGTGCAGACCTACGTGCATGGCTTCCACTCGAACCTCCGCGACGAACATCCGCTGTGGGCGCTTTCGGTCGATCAAGCGGCGAAGGCGCGCGTGCGCGCGGCGGAACGCGATGTGAAAATCACGGGGCTGCGAATGCCGGTCGGCGAGGGCGCGCCGTGATCGCGTTCCTCATCAAGCGCTTGCTTTGGACGTTGCTCATCTTTTGGGTCGTCTTCACGATCACGTTCGTCTTGATGCATTCCGTTCCCGGGGGGCCGTTCAGCAGCGATCGGGCCCTCGATCCCGACATCAAGAAGAATTTCGATCGCCGCTACAACCTCGATAAGCCGCTCGCGGTTCAGTACGCTCTCGAACTCGGCAACTACTGCCGAGGCGAGTTCGGGCTCAGCATGAAGATTCGCGACTTCTCGATCAACGAGATCATCGCGCAAGGATTTCCCGTTTCCGCCACGCTCGGCCTCGCCGCTCTGATCTTCGCTTTGGCGCTCGGCATCTTTGCCGGCGTCACGGCCGCCGTGCGCCGCGGCGGGCTCTTCGATGTCGGCCTGATGACGATCGCCACGGTCGGCATTTCGCTTCCCGAGTTCGTCGTCGCGGGCCTTGCGATCATTATGTTCGTGTTTCTCATTCCGATCTTTCCCGCCGCCGGTTGGGGATCGTGGCAGCAACTCGTCTTGCCGACGATCTGCCTCGGGCTCCCCTACGCGGCCTACATCGCACGGCTGACGCGCACCGGCATGCTCGACGTCCTCTCGCAAGACTACATTCGCACGGCCTACGCCAAGGGCCTCCTCTCGCGCACCGTCATTATTCGGCATGGGCTCAAAGGAGCGCTGCTGCCGGTCGTCTCATACATCGGCCCCGCGGCCGCCGGGATCCTTACCGGATCGCTCATCGAAGAGAAGATCTTCGCTCTGCCCGGGCTGGGAGTTCACTTGGTCGAGTCGTGCGCGCAGCGCGACTATTCCTTAGCGATGGCGATGACCATGTTCTATACGTTGATCTTGTGCGCGATGAACTTCATCGTCGACTTCTTCTACACGCTGCTCGATCCGCGAATCAAACTCGACGCATGA
- a CDS encoding metalloregulator ArsR/SmtB family transcription factor, which translates to MTAPEGNHTVAMSAPQVPDELIADLVKVFKLLSDETRMHILMYLTRTPELHVRALCDLLGQSQPAVSHHLALLRSAQLIELRREGKHNFYHLVPQRFQEVLDLVFAHIPAENRRIRFEDYVLSYQPQR; encoded by the coding sequence ATGACTGCTCCCGAAGGAAACCATACCGTCGCTATGTCGGCACCTCAAGTACCCGACGAGTTGATCGCCGACTTGGTGAAGGTCTTCAAGCTGCTCTCCGATGAAACTCGGATGCACATCTTGATGTATCTCACCCGGACCCCCGAACTGCACGTGCGGGCCTTGTGCGACTTGCTCGGCCAAAGCCAACCGGCCGTCAGCCACCACTTGGCGCTGTTGCGTTCGGCCCAACTGATCGAACTGCGCCGCGAAGGGAAGCACAATTTCTATCACCTCGTGCCGCAGCGCTTCCAAGAAGTGCTCGACTTGGTCTTCGCCCACATCCCGGCCGAGAACCGCCGGATTCGGTTCGAAGATTACGTGCTGAGCTACCAGCCGCAACGGTAA
- a CDS encoding TrmH family RNA methyltransferase — protein MPFVQQRHKALVPLERQRELVVACAPLRSNINLSRIVRTAGCLGIKKVIACGAARVIEKIARNSVDDDGGSRKDGEGEEELSGVEIEVHRTLPPVLRDLRAAGYQLVGLEQTTDSTSIFDFRFDRKTALIVGNERSGLDEDELRLLHKVVEIPMYGLPHALNAATATAMALYEYCRQFPSG, from the coding sequence GTGCCTTTCGTCCAACAACGCCACAAAGCCCTGGTGCCGCTCGAACGCCAGCGCGAGTTGGTCGTCGCCTGCGCGCCGCTGCGAAGTAATATCAACCTGTCACGCATCGTCCGCACGGCCGGATGCCTGGGGATCAAGAAGGTGATCGCCTGCGGCGCGGCGCGGGTGATCGAGAAGATCGCGCGCAACAGCGTCGACGACGACGGCGGCAGTCGCAAGGATGGGGAAGGGGAGGAGGAGTTGAGCGGCGTCGAGATCGAAGTCCATCGCACGTTGCCGCCGGTGCTGCGCGACCTACGCGCGGCCGGTTATCAACTCGTCGGCCTCGAGCAAACGACCGATTCGACCTCGATCTTCGACTTTCGTTTTGACCGGAAGACGGCCCTGATCGTCGGCAACGAACGCTCGGGCCTCGACGAAGACGAGCTGCGTCTGCTGCATAAAGTAGTCGAGATCCCGATGTATGGGCTGCCGCATGCTTTGAATGCCGCGACGGCGACGGCGATGGCCCTCTATGAATACTGTCGCCAGTTTCCCAGCGGATGA
- a CDS encoding cupin domain-containing protein, whose amino-acid sequence MAIPHARSGEIMKVGPLGSALATTKTATLAKTDALELIRLVLPAGKEIPTHQTPGEIVIQCLDGRVAFTTDGHTQELVVGDVIHLSESQPHAVKGIVDSSLLVTILMSKIKTAQPFDVVEEASEESFPASDPPARTPVTGP is encoded by the coding sequence ATGGCGATTCCTCATGCGCGCTCCGGCGAGATCATGAAAGTCGGGCCGTTGGGCTCGGCGTTGGCGACGACAAAAACAGCGACCTTGGCGAAGACCGACGCTCTGGAGCTTATTCGTTTGGTCCTTCCGGCGGGTAAGGAAATTCCCACGCATCAAACGCCCGGCGAGATCGTCATTCAATGTCTCGACGGCCGAGTCGCCTTTACCACGGACGGCCATACGCAAGAGCTCGTCGTAGGCGACGTGATTCATCTCTCCGAGTCGCAACCGCATGCCGTCAAAGGGATCGTAGATTCTTCGCTCTTAGTGACCATCCTCATGTCTAAGATCAAAACCGCGCAACCGTTCGACGTCGTCGAGGAGGCATCGGAAGAGTCGTTTCCCGCGAGCGACCCCCCGGCGCGAACCCCGGTTACCGGTCCGTAA
- a CDS encoding adenylosuccinate synthase: MPGTCVIGLQWGDEAKGKIVDLLTEDHEIVVRYQGGANAGHTVVTGGQTYKLSLIPSGILNPDVRNIITGGVVLNPPSILAEIDGLVERGVRVDRNLIISDRAHVIFPWHLEEDRLTEARSSSQGDEAIGTTQRGIGPCYRDKVGRTNAFRLGDLFREGFAERVQKTTAEKNILLKTLVKDGTAPQLDAVKIIADYAAYGARLKPFVADTTSLLLDAVEADVPMLFEGAQGALLDVDHGTYPYVTSSNSSGVGISSGSGVPGAFFKRIIGVVKAYGTRVGGGPFPTEQDNDLGQHLRDRGNEYGTVTRRPRRCGWFDAVAARYTARLSGVTTLAVMLLDVLSEVDEIKVCTAYEINGKRVDTFPSHVDDLRDAKPIYATFPGWQQDICGVRRWEELPENALKYIAGLSKILNRPVEITSVGPDRAQTMFAPGACWTPATFVHS, from the coding sequence GTGCCTGGAACTTGCGTCATCGGTTTGCAATGGGGCGACGAAGCCAAGGGAAAGATCGTCGACCTGCTGACCGAGGACCACGAGATCGTCGTCCGCTATCAAGGCGGAGCCAATGCCGGACACACCGTCGTCACCGGCGGACAGACTTATAAACTGTCGCTCATCCCGAGCGGCATCTTGAATCCCGATGTGCGCAACATCATCACGGGCGGCGTGGTGTTGAACCCGCCGAGCATCCTCGCCGAGATCGACGGCCTCGTCGAGCGCGGAGTTCGGGTCGACCGCAATCTGATCATCAGCGATCGGGCTCACGTGATCTTCCCGTGGCACTTGGAAGAAGACCGACTCACGGAAGCTCGCAGCAGCAGCCAGGGTGACGAAGCGATCGGCACGACGCAACGAGGCATCGGCCCTTGCTATCGCGACAAGGTCGGCCGGACGAACGCCTTCCGCCTCGGCGACCTGTTCCGCGAGGGCTTCGCCGAGCGCGTGCAGAAGACGACTGCCGAGAAGAACATCTTACTGAAGACGCTGGTCAAAGACGGCACCGCTCCGCAACTCGATGCCGTGAAGATCATCGCCGACTATGCCGCTTACGGTGCGCGGCTCAAGCCGTTCGTCGCCGACACGACTTCGCTCTTGCTTGATGCCGTCGAAGCCGATGTGCCGATGCTCTTCGAAGGAGCCCAAGGGGCGCTGCTCGACGTCGATCACGGCACCTACCCGTATGTAACGAGCAGCAACAGCTCGGGCGTCGGCATTTCTTCCGGCAGCGGCGTGCCCGGCGCGTTCTTCAAGCGGATCATCGGCGTTGTGAAAGCATACGGCACGCGCGTCGGCGGCGGGCCTTTCCCGACCGAGCAAGACAACGACCTCGGCCAACATCTGCGCGATCGGGGCAACGAATACGGCACGGTCACACGACGTCCGCGGCGCTGCGGTTGGTTCGATGCCGTCGCGGCCCGCTACACGGCGCGGCTCAGCGGTGTGACGACGCTCGCGGTCATGCTGCTCGACGTGCTCAGCGAAGTCGACGAGATCAAGGTCTGCACGGCCTATGAGATCAACGGCAAACGGGTCGATACGTTCCCGAGCCATGTCGACGACCTGCGCGACGCCAAGCCGATCTACGCGACGTTCCCCGGCTGGCAGCAAGACATTTGCGGCGTGCGCCGCTGGGAAGAACTCCCGGAGAACGCGCTGAAATACATCGCCGGCTTGAGCAAGATCTTGAACCGTCCGGTCGAGATCACCTCGGTCGGTCCGGACAGAGCGCAGACGATGTTCGCACCCGGCGCCTGCTGGACCCCGGCGACGTTCGTGCATAGCTAA
- a CDS encoding isoprenyl transferase, giving the protein MESPRVTQSLAEQDSALADVPAARRPQHIAVIMDGNGRWAQRQGLPRIEGHRRGVASVRAVTEECARLHMKQLTLYCLSSENWKRPQQELDFLMHLLEQYLVEERATLLREKIRLTVIGRREGIPDSVQAEMDRTIGMTAGHTGLNLCLAINYGARGEITDAVRNIAAAARRGELDPTTIDEALFEKYLYTAGMSDPDLLIRTAGEMRFSNYLLWQISYAEFWVTERCWPEFREEDLHAAIRDYAARDRKFGGLNNADLLS; this is encoded by the coding sequence ATGGAGTCGCCGCGAGTGACGCAATCCTTGGCCGAACAAGACTCCGCACTCGCCGACGTTCCCGCCGCTCGCCGGCCGCAGCACATCGCCGTGATCATGGACGGCAACGGACGCTGGGCGCAGCGCCAAGGCTTGCCGCGCATCGAAGGACATCGGCGCGGCGTGGCGAGCGTGCGCGCCGTGACGGAAGAATGCGCTCGGTTGCACATGAAGCAACTGACCCTCTATTGCCTCTCGAGCGAAAACTGGAAGCGGCCGCAGCAGGAACTCGATTTCTTGATGCACTTGCTGGAGCAATACCTCGTCGAAGAGCGCGCGACGCTCCTGCGTGAGAAGATCCGGCTCACCGTGATCGGCCGGCGCGAGGGAATTCCCGACTCGGTGCAAGCCGAGATGGACCGCACGATCGGCATGACCGCCGGCCATACGGGCCTGAATCTTTGCTTGGCGATCAACTACGGCGCTCGAGGCGAGATCACCGACGCCGTGCGCAATATCGCGGCAGCCGCCCGGCGCGGAGAGCTCGATCCGACGACGATCGACGAAGCGCTGTTCGAGAAGTATCTCTACACGGCAGGAATGTCCGACCCGGACTTACTGATTCGCACGGCCGGCGAGATGCGCTTCAGCAACTACTTGCTGTGGCAGATCAGCTATGCGGAGTTTTGGGTTACGGAGCGCTGCTGGCCGGAGTTTCGTGAAGAAGATCTGCACGCCGCGATTCGCGACTATGCCGCTCGCGACCGTAAGTTCGGCGGTTTGAACAACGCGGATCTGCTAAGCTGA
- a CDS encoding phosphatidate cytidylyltransferase — MLRWRLLLGVFFIAVVAGLAWADLRLQTDAAQPPGVLLLPLALLITLAATQEFLRFVRTREPLAGRFVPYVGNVAIVAAPWLATWLGYAAFAGDWQATAFAGAVIGVFLFEMARYDKDRSQRVAERIALSIANLAYVGLLMSYIVRLRLLPYGIFPIVSMLIVVKLGDIGAYTFGRLLGRRKMAPKLSPGKTVEGLLGGVALSVVGGLESAHWFGIDFAADPAALIAWSSYAVVVCLIGVAGDLAESLLKRDYGLKDSSAWLPGFGGVFDMIDSLLLAAPVAWVFWQAGWIGPARLLAQP, encoded by the coding sequence ATGCTCCGTTGGCGGCTCTTACTCGGTGTCTTCTTCATCGCCGTCGTGGCGGGGCTGGCGTGGGCCGACCTCCGGCTTCAGACCGACGCAGCGCAACCGCCCGGCGTTTTGCTCCTGCCGCTGGCGCTCTTGATCACACTCGCCGCTACGCAGGAATTCCTCCGCTTCGTCCGGACGCGCGAACCGCTGGCCGGCCGGTTTGTCCCTTATGTCGGCAACGTCGCGATCGTCGCGGCACCTTGGCTTGCGACATGGCTCGGCTACGCCGCTTTCGCCGGAGATTGGCAAGCGACGGCATTTGCCGGAGCCGTGATCGGGGTGTTCCTGTTCGAGATGGCGCGCTACGACAAAGACCGCTCGCAGCGCGTCGCCGAACGGATCGCGCTGTCGATCGCGAACCTCGCCTATGTCGGGCTGCTGATGAGCTACATCGTCCGGCTCCGCTTGTTGCCGTACGGGATCTTTCCGATCGTCTCGATGCTGATCGTCGTGAAGCTGGGAGACATCGGAGCGTATACGTTCGGCCGGTTGCTCGGGCGGCGAAAGATGGCTCCGAAGCTAAGTCCCGGCAAAACGGTCGAAGGGTTGTTGGGCGGGGTGGCGTTGTCGGTGGTCGGGGGGTTGGAGTCGGCCCATTGGTTCGGCATCGACTTCGCCGCCGACCCTGCGGCCTTAATCGCGTGGAGTTCGTATGCCGTGGTGGTGTGCCTGATCGGCGTGGCTGGCGACCTCGCCGAATCGCTTCTCAAGCGAGATTACGGGCTGAAAGACTCGAGTGCCTGGCTCCCGGGCTTCGGCGGCGTGTTCGATATGATCGATTCTTTGCTGCTCGCGGCTCCGGTTGCCTGGGTGTTTTGGCAAGCCGGTTGGATCGGCCCGGCCCGATTGCTCGCCCAACCATGA
- a CDS encoding PhoH family protein, which translates to MSEASISVDDPQALLLLFGPRDQHLRRIREALDVRIAGRNGRIYIEGAEQPVAKATEIFEQLKATAAQYGNVDAADIERVLNAVAGIASANSASGNGSGSGSVVNLPVIDVFNAARKVQPKTLGQAKYMRAILDHDIVLAAGPAGTGKTYLAVAMAVAALKAERVKKIVLVRPAVEAGESLGYLPGDMQAKINPYLRPLLDALREMMDYDMLKRLQEQDVIEVVPLAYMRGRTLNDAFIILDEAQNATSAQMKMFLTRMGRNSKIVVSGDMTQVDLPSHTQSGLADAMRRLGGIDGLALATLTGSDIVRHRLVMEIVRAYEEGPVGKRQKHS; encoded by the coding sequence ATGAGCGAAGCTAGTATCTCCGTTGATGATCCGCAGGCTCTGCTGCTGTTGTTCGGCCCGCGCGATCAGCACCTCCGGCGCATCCGCGAGGCCCTCGACGTTCGCATCGCCGGCCGCAACGGTCGGATCTACATCGAAGGGGCCGAACAACCGGTTGCGAAAGCGACCGAGATCTTCGAGCAACTCAAAGCCACGGCCGCGCAGTACGGCAACGTCGACGCCGCCGATATCGAACGGGTGCTCAACGCCGTCGCAGGGATCGCTTCCGCCAATAGCGCCTCCGGCAACGGGTCGGGCTCCGGCTCGGTCGTCAATCTGCCGGTAATCGATGTCTTCAACGCCGCGCGTAAAGTGCAGCCGAAGACGCTCGGGCAGGCGAAGTACATGCGCGCGATCCTCGACCACGACATCGTCCTGGCCGCCGGACCGGCCGGCACCGGCAAGACCTACTTGGCCGTCGCGATGGCGGTCGCCGCGCTCAAGGCCGAGCGGGTGAAGAAGATCGTGCTGGTGCGACCGGCCGTGGAAGCGGGCGAGAGCCTCGGCTACCTGCCCGGCGACATGCAGGCCAAGATCAATCCGTATCTCAGGCCGCTGCTCGATGCCCTGCGCGAGATGATGGACTACGACATGCTCAAGCGTCTGCAAGAGCAAGACGTGATCGAAGTCGTGCCGCTCGCCTATATGCGCGGCCGAACCTTGAACGACGCCTTCATCATTCTCGACGAAGCGCAAAACGCGACCAGCGCGCAGATGAAAATGTTTCTCACGCGCATGGGACGCAACTCGAAGATCGTCGTCTCGGGCGATATGACGCAGGTCGATCTTCCTTCGCATACGCAAAGCGGCTTGGCCGACGCCATGCGACGCCTCGGCGGCATCGACGGCCTCGCGCTGGCGACCCTCACCGGTTCCGACATCGTGCGCCATCGCCTCGTGATGGAAATCGTCCGCGCTTACGAAGAAGGGCCTGTCGGCAAACGACAGAAGCATAGCTAA